The following DNA comes from Poecilia reticulata strain Guanapo linkage group LG5, Guppy_female_1.0+MT, whole genome shotgun sequence.
tcgactgatatgaaacacttcTATTTAGATTCTGGATGAAACTAAAGACTTTAGTTCAAAATGAGCCGAACTGAGGCCGAGTTAAGGCAGAACTTCCTCCACCTACAAACTCTGACGGCCCAGTTTTTTCCAGACCGTGTACTTTTAGGTATTTTCCAAATTCCGAGTACAGATGCAGAGTTAATAAGTGCGTActtaaacatcaaataaaaacgtTTGCAAACAATTTTCGATAATTGAATTTTCCATGAAACAGACAAATGTGACTTCAGGCGATGTTTCTGCTGATCAGCTGATTTTATTCACAATGAGCTGAATATAACTGCATCGGTTTACGGTCATAAAACCACCAGTTTCTagctaaaacattattttagttaaaaGCACCAGTCTCTTTCCATCAGCAGGTCGATGTCCCTCCCTGAATCTTTGTGATTTACTATATTTACAGCTCATTTAACCAAATGTGTGCAGATCTCTGGGAGCAACCAGTGCGGTTTCCATCGTACTGTAATTAACCATCCATGTTCGCCGTCTTGTTGATGGATGAGCTCTAATGGATCCAGATGTTGTGTGCTTCCCCAAACAGAGCTGGGAGCCAACCCTCTGGCCAACAGTGGGATCGAACTGGGAGCCTTCGACGGCCTGTCCACTCTCTACATCGGCATAGCAGAGGCCAAGCTGACAGCCGTCCCCAAAGGTCAGACACCAGGATGAAGATCCTCTCACCTCATCGTTACTGCGACATGCTGCAGTCGTCCTCTATCCCTCATGACTAATCAGCCATTTCATCACAAGCAGCTGGATTTATGATCGTGTGTGCTGCTTTTCCTCCCAGCGCTCCCGACCTCCATCACTGAGCTGAGTCTGGACTACAACAAGATCTCcaaggtggaggtggaggactTCAAGAGATACAAGAACCTGCAGAGGTGGCGGCAATGAACGGCTTTTTCTGCAATCTATCAATGCACCGTTTGCTTCAGCATGTAGCTCTACTGGTGGCTGCTGCTTACATTAACTTTATTATAGAACAGCCTTTCTTAAACTGTGGTCTgcaaggtactgcatgtaaatgtttaaaaactgacGCGTATGgttagcttaccaaaggattgtgtttaaaaataatactggATAAGTAGCTTAAGAACGGGTCACTCAAAAGAGAAGCTGGAAATAtcggtggaaaaaaaacaacaggactATTTAATTCATGTCACTTCAACagctgttattatttttatttaatttaaaaagatttatttagcAATTAAATACAGTAGATAAATACCATTCAGAGAAACGGGTGgataacttttatatttaatggtgcagaaaagTTGTTTCTGCCACAGCAACACGAGtctacttttcttttattatgtttttattatgctattattattattattatgtagtaaagaataactttttttttaatttccacatGCTTGACATCATTGGAAAGCCTAGGATTTACACTTTCACAATCCGTAAATCACTCAAAGCACAGCAGACTAGTTCATGGCTTTGTTGTGGCCACTGACTTTTACAAAACAGCACCACCCCTTTATTTTAGGATGAACAAAGAAGACAGCAGTAAGTGAGTTAACAGACTAATATTGTACATAGTAAGTCTGTGAGTGTTTGTTAAATTGGTTAAGTGATTCTCagtctgaaaaagtttgaaaaacactgacctAGAATGATCTGTACACTAGTTTTTGATTCGTGGAttatagtaaaatatttgtatccaagaaaagttatttttaacaaaacactaATTAATTCAgcataagttttaaaaataaagtattttttctttgttaatttACTGGTATATTGTGTCATAAAAATTCTATTGgctaaaatattattatatatttgcatttgtaGACTACAGTGTAAAAGTGTGTAAAAACATTAGTCGTTTTTTCACCGACACTGAAAACCAAGTTGGACCTAGAATGGAACCCTGTGGTACACCTTGATGTTTACGTTGGCGTGCATTAGAAACGATGCTGTTGTTGATGATTAATTATTGTCGGAATCATCGATTATGTCGATTATTATGTCTGCGGTGGTAGCTTCCAGCATCGCCTCCAGACATTAACGCCTCTCCAAACATCCCTGCAGGTTAGGACTGGGCTTTAACCAGATCCGGTCCGTGGAAAACGGCAGCCTGGCCAGCATCCCAGAGATCCGGGAGATTCATCTGGACCACAACCGCTTGAAAAAAGTCCCAGCAGGCCTCAGTTCCCTGCGCTACCTCCAGGTGAgcgaagaacaaaaacaagtccGGGGCATCTCCAGGATCGAAGTTAGCACTTCATAATCCCTCTTTGACGAAAAGTTTTatatgaaaaagatgaaaattgttttcaaaggaaataggaaatattataaatgaaagtccatttaatttattttttatagtgaTTCACATTTAAATCCATTCTGAACCTCCGAAACATTACCCAAAAGAATTATAAGAAATGAAGTAGTGTAAACTTAAATAGTGgttttctgaatgaaaatgGCGCCCCCATGTGGTACCATCAGAAAACACAGGGGTTCCTACAGAGGGACTAAATGTTCAGATGTCTCAGAAAGTGTCTGACTGATGGTAAGGAGtctaaaaacattgtttttctggtattaattaaattaatctgaACTGATAACTGCACTTTTtaagctgcattttgttttaatttaaataaaaaatcagataaatgttgctgcttttaTCCATAAAATAACTGAAGGTAAATTGAGTCTAGTTATGCTGACGTTTTCTTCCTGTTACAAGAAAGTGTTTCATCCCCGTCGCCGAAGGACTACATTCATATGATTGTAGTGAATTGGTATGAAACAGATTTAGTTAATATTTCCATATATATAGACTAAACCAGACTTGTTGATTTGGTAAACTTTAGTAAGCACAAGTTTATTTATCTAActtgtgctacataaataaatgaatctatttattcattttctaatAAGTGAATAAAGGAACCTgcagaacttttctttttaggcTAACTGCTAAATTAAACCAAAGCAGCCTGCAAACATCTGACAGCAACATATTTGATGAAACTCAAACTGAATCCTTTAACTGACCCCTGAGGGACTCCAGATATCCTTCTATCTGCTTCAAACCCAACAAAAGCCTAAATTTCACCACACTATCAAACACAGACTCGTGGTTTGGTTTCCAGGATATCACCAAAccaaattaaacacaaagtcTCTCCGTCTGCACAGGTCATTTTTCTTCATGGcaacaaaatcaacaatgtGGGATACAACGACTTCTGCCCCAGATCTCCCAGCGAGAAGAAGAAACCGTACTCCGCCATCAGCCTGTTCGCCAACCCGGTGAAATACTGGAGCATCCAGCCGGCCACGTTCCGCTGCGTGGCCAGCCGGCGGGGCATCCAGCTGGGGAACTTCAGGAGGAAGTAGAGCAAGATGGCGGCCACTCAGAGACAGACCCAACATCCTCGTAACAGAAGAAGGGGGAATAAAACCCTGTAGGCTGAAAACTGTAGGAAATTAGACTCATTTCTCATTATATTGGCGTATATTAGAACGATGCTGTTGATGCTGGTTCATTCTCTCTGATAAATGTTGAATCATAAGCTAACAGCAGGGGGCGTTTACTGGGGAGtcagtatttgtatttttatgaaaaccaCTCTGACTTTTATTATGGGCTTTAAATAAAGATGCTTTTAGTTCTTTTTATTCTAGCCGGGATAAGATCCATctgatttttataaaactttataaaatctcttttgaacattttcattaatgttGAGATGTTATCATTTCCACAGTGGACACAAACTGTAACATATGAGGTGCTTAAATATTGCTTTTCCCTCCTGAATAACTGGCTCCGAGTTGATGTACGTAATCTGACTGCATGCCTGTGTCGTCTGTATTTAGAGGCTGAGGTCCATTTGGATCAGAACTTTGAGTCCTCTGCAGGGCCGAGGACAGACTGTTCGTTTGTTTCATCCAGACAGCTTCTAAAGTCCCAACCTGGAACGTCAGAGCATCTTCTGTTTCAACATGTCTCCTCTGAAATGGTGCTATATTTATTGAGGAtgtctaataaataaatctgaaacacCTCAACCATTCGTTCTTTCACATCTTTGTCCCAAACAACAAGTTTAAGTGGAAAATAGAGATATTTCTGCAGTGTCAAAGCGCAAGcatgcaagaagaaaaaacattgaggggtatttttctgaaaaagtaatgaaaacaaaaagttttattgcGACAAAAGATggttttgaaatgttattttctaaaatgcatCCAACTTagaagaacagaacagaaatatcCTTTACTGTcccaaacagaaaaagattCAGGTTTAActgcagcaaagtgacagaACCTCGAGTAATGTAGGTTCACATAAAGGTgaacatatataaaaacaaaactaagaatAGCATATTGTACAATAAGGTCAAAATGACATAATAAAATCAGTTGCAGTtatcaacaatttaaaaaagtatagaAATGAAATTGGATATATTTGGTGTTTCACCAATTAAAAGGCAGATATAAGCGTTTCAGGGGAGGTCTGAAGTGTTTAAGGAGCTACTGATTGTGGTTAATAACCCCTGCCAATACCAGGGTTTACTGCACAGATAAATCCCAGTTAGGCTCCCCATTAATTTTTAAAGCAGATAAGTAATTgtatgttaaaaagaaaatccattcCTGCCAGAGTTTTAGCATTTTGACAGAGTTCATTTACCACAAGGAAGAATAACAGACTGAGTTCCTCACAGATCGCTGTGGTGCCGGTTTGTTCGTTTTCCAAAATACTTTTCTCTGTCAAATGATCCCTTGACTATTCATCAGTagataaaatatgataaatattcCCTTTATGAGATCAAATTTAAGTTTTGGGATTTTTGCTGTTACCCCTTTTATTCTGGCCAGTTTTAAGTTACACATTAAAACTCAAGTTTGGCAGCCCAAGCCAAATTATGGCTTCCTTGTGTTcgctttttcccctcaaaatgtttatatatttcttaACCGCAAAGATATAAAAGAGCACAAAAATAATGAGATGTAAGCCTGAATAcaggtgaaaacaaaaagttgtaaaagtgATGATGTATAAAGTTTTATGTGGTTAAATTAGGagttattttttgccaaaatgatTTACAGGCTAAAGTTAACTCGCTAACCTAACCACAAAATCCTATGAAAAGGGAACTGAGGCTGAGTCCAAAGCGAACTTCTGAAGATCAGGTTTAAAAGTATGAAGAAATGAAGGCTGTGTCTGGGTTTTTATACTAATCCCTTATATTGTTTTCTGGAAGGATCAGGAATGCTGCATTATTGTATTTTGTCACAAGGGGGTAGCAGAGGAAAACTGTAGCAACGGCACCAAGGCTCAAACAGCTATTAACACGATGCTTAGAGAGTTCGGTTTGTTTCCATGGCGATTCTAGCGGCTCCTTTAGCTCTGCTCTGGTCTGTGTTGAGATCTGGAGAAGTCAGTGTTTTCCTGCCTGGAGTCAGAAAAGGTATGGATGATTTAATCAGTGTCAAAGGTCACCGCTTTGAAAGGAAGGAACTCCCTGGCTCTTTACTCTCTCTCTGCTAGCTGTAACTCGTCATGGTGAAACACACCTGGGATTGTTGGAGGTGAAAACCTGAGAGTTTTTTTGGACACCTGGTTTCTCCAGACAGCCAACACCTGTCTGAACCGAGGCAGAGCTGCAGTTCCAGGATCCCGGCGTAGAGCCGTGTTGCTGTTTCACTGGTTTCTGTCGGTTTAAATGACGACTGGGTGAGAAAGGGGGAGCAGCCTCACTCTGTCTGTCTCCAGGAAACATATGGAAAAGATCTGCCGCTTGGCCAGGCTTCGTTCTGCCACGtctcacactctctctctctcacacacgcacacacgcacgcacacacacacacagtctcaACCTCAGGATTTTCACTCCTCTTCATCTCTGTTAGTTTCTACATCACTGCCAGATTTCTCCGTCTTCCATCAGCTCATATCTacctgctgcacattttcagcttGCTCTGCTTGCACAACTGCGgcatatttatctgtttttgtttagctaGTTGCAATCTGTCACTCTGCCAGCAGGTGTCCCTAACCCCTTCACAATTGACCTTTAATGCTAAATTCAAATCAGTAATATATCAGAGAAAAATAGAGTAGAAACTTCCCttattgtccctcagtgggagAATTCAGGTGAACCAGCATCAGGttagcaacataaaaaataactgttcttaaaagaaattaaaaatgtacaaaatatgcatgaatatatgcactgacaaaaacaaaacaaaaaaccaaacaatgtCAGAGATGTATGATCCTCTATAGGAATGCACTGATATGAAAATTTAGACCAgttattaatattgctgttcgGGTTGTTGATAACTGATATTTACCGATATTATTCCCCCATACTTTAACAATCCTGCACTGCTTTCACTACAACGGTCACATGACCAAACTTATACCACTTCAAAGACaatcacaaacaacaacaagatggaaataaacatcgTATCAGTCCAATTTTACTTATCGGACCAATCCCGATATGTCAAAGTATCGGCAGGCAACCAGCATCTATGTGGAGCTTTTCAGAGCTGAACAATTGttttagaaagattttttttaatcatcctCTGTGTTTTCCAAAGAGGAATATTATCCGAGATCAACTAGGATCAATGAGACCAAGAGTTGAGCTTTTCTACAGCCACGGCAGGAAGAACCACCAGCATTAATCCCTTCTTGGACTTCTGTCAGTATTTTCTATTAGTATTACTTTCTCCCTTACATAATACTCGAAAGCAGAAGTTGGTTTTGATTCTGACTGTATTTGAAAGCTAAAACCCAAACGATATGGGTTCAAAGGGCAAACAAGAAGGACTCTGAGGTTTTTTCACTGACATTGACTGTaagcaaaaatgtcaataacTGGAAACAATGATGACCGTTTGCAGACATCAAACTCAAATGTCttgagcagaagaaaaagaagaagttttaACAGATgcttctgagaaaaacaaatcgGGGAGCTGagcgtcttttttttctttgctccacAAGTCCAAACATAAAAACCCGTCCTCAGCACatctacacttttttttaaaaaagtttttgaagtCTGTTCTGCTTCAGCCAAAAACCCCAAACAGCTAATGAGCAAAGTCTCTGCAGACGGCTGCAGATGCTTTCAGAGGAACCCGTCGCTCCAGGATGCCAAGATCACGGCAAAGAACGCTCAAAAGTTGGAGAAAATTGGACATTTAGGCTTTGAGAACTCCGTCAGCACACAGTTACTGTCcaacaaaatctgaaacataGACCACCAGCTCACCCAGAAGCGGGCCAAGGCTTAATGAGGccagtgaaattaaaatgtttacaggCAAGGACTGAGAGGCCTGTTTGTTCTTGTGAGACAATCTCAGCCTGATGTTTTCTGCAGGGAAAAGATTGACATGAAAAATGAGCAACAAGGCCAACAGGCCAACGGCTGTCTGGCTGGAGTGGAAAAACCGGCCTTATGACGGCCGTGTGGGAGAGACTGGGCTGCAAACTAAAAAAAGCCTGTGGGAGCAGCAAGGTTTAAATACAGAAGATAATactgtaaaatacatttgaataagACAAATATCCCCATTTATCATTATGCAAGTTGCCagattttcctgtttgttttagaGTTTTCCATTGGTGCTCcaggtttttccaccaaaagaTGAATTCTCATCATATCTGAGGCTGAGCTGCAGATGGTGGGAATGAAATGGGCTCAAAACCCAATTTAACCTctttctgtgtggagtttgcatgatATCAACCTTCTCAGGTGTTCTTGTTCTGGTccgctctgcatccccagaaccaaaactaaacatgaagaagcagcattcaatttctatgcaccacaaatctagaaccatccagaaaactgcaaaacagctgaaacgctGTCTTCCTTCAAGTCTAGACTAAAAACTCACCTGGTTAgatttgcttttgaaccataataaatgaaacatcgatcaatatatttgacatgcattgatgattttaattatAGCACTggacaaaatgcaatgtttaatacttttttcTCAATTGATGACTGTAtgttgttttaatgattttttatttttgcatttctatggtgtaaagtacttttgaactgcctttttttttaaatatgctatataaataaacttcactGACTGATTGAAAAGGCGACCAGATTATACGAGAACCAGAAAAACCCAAGAAAGTGACAATTCTGCTGCAACgttaatttttctgttatttttgtgatGCAGAGTTAGTCTGTGCATAGAAGTTCATAATTGTTGAATTTTTATTCCGGCATtctaattttctgctttttcagagGTCAGTCAAACTGAGAGTAAAAGGTCTACAGGAGGAAAGGATCGTCTCTTCCTATCCTTTCTCTGGTCTTCTGTCCCTCCAGGCCTCTTCTTCTAATTTCATTATGTGGACAGCAAACTTGGGAACACGTTTATCTTTAATCACTTAATGtttaaaagttcataaagtgttttttttctgaccaaacaaacaaacgaaaaGATTGTTCTGAGCTTTAAATGGATGACAGTCAGGATTTCTGTAATTCTTTACAGATTAAGCAGTATTTAGCTCATTTTATTACCAATTTGAATATCTGGGTCCTAAATCAGTTTGCAGTGTATAACTTCCAGGGCCAGTGAATATAGCTGAAATGAGAGAAACAGACAGAATATGGAGACAGAGGGTCAGAGCCAGAATCCCAGACTCGCTCTTATTGAAGCCAGTAGTGATGCTGAAGCCAGAAGTTTTGAAGGGCGCTCCaataaaaagagattttatcCAGATGGAGCCCACTGCTGAGAGGACAGTTGTGTTCTCCTCATCACAATTAGCGCTAAAGGAAACACTCAAGACCACAATGTCCTATTAAACAGACATAATTACATTAACATGGGAACTTCCCAGAATCCCCCAGCCTCCATAGAGTCGCCGTTAACCACATGAAATAACATCTCAGCTGAGTTGGAGCTGCAGGCGGAGAGGGAACGCAAACAGTGCGGACTACTGTACCACCTGACACAGCCTTGATTGATGGGCTCATAATTAAATAGACTGGATAAACAAATGTTCCCAATagcttctggttctggagtCAGGACGGCCGGGGTATCGACTCAGGTCACAAACCGTCGATTTATTTCACTGCTTCTCAGAACCAGAGCTTTCCATTTACCAACAGTATGATAATTTTCCTCATGTATGCAGGTAAAGTGATGTTAAAGAGAAACTAAAGTCTCAGGAATTATATGAGAGCAATTCGTCATAAGGAACCTGTGGAATGATGTATCAGATGCTACGTAAACCACACCAAGAGTCGTACTGTTAGAGGCCAAACATTGGAACTGACCTGACTGTCATTCActtacagaaccagaacaagcTTTACTGGCCAACATTAAGtgcacaaacaaggaatttcACTTTGAAACCCCACGATCACAGCATGCAGACATCAagtggaggaaataaaaaagtcaacttGTACTTCTTTGTGCATGTAAGATGGCAGATATTAACCaatattatacatatatatttctcTACCCGTGAGCTCAAAGGGGAACAAACGACAACATGGCCTAcattgcttctctgcttcagatAAACTTtccacaatcctttgctgcatcactgtcacatgaccaacctcTTCCCCTTTCCCTCCAAACAAAGCAAATGACAACAAGATGGAAGTAAACGACTGTAGACATCGGTCCAGTTTTACTGATTGGGCTGAGACAGTTATTGAGATGTTTAAATTGACTCAGAGAACATGTCTGAACAGCATCTTCCCGTTTGCGTGCCATAAGTATTATCGTAAAAGTTTTCGAAGTGTGTGTGAGGGCTGTCTTTGGTCTTTGATTGTGCCGCAGCCAACATCTGTGCCTCAGTGCAAATGGTGCGTGAAGGCTCCTCTAGTATATGgagcacattttgttttgctaatcTTGTTTTCCAGCAGAATGGCTGACTCCTCAACATCTGTACCTGAGATGTGCTACCCTTACTCTTTACCCCATCACTGGACCTGACCAGATGAAGATGAGGCTATGGCTCCTAACCAGGACTCACTACCAGGATAATATCTGCCTTCCGCCTCCAGAAAGACAACATGAAGCAGCTGATCAATCCTCCATGTGAAACACAAATCCAGGTTGTTGGAATGAGGCAACGGCCAGGGTGAAAACAAAAGTCTAGGAGAAGAAGGTGTGCTTTCTTTCAGGCTGTGAAGCAGTGAAGCAGAGGTTCTGGTTGTCCTCTCTAAATGTGTCAGAGAATAAGGCACGAGTATCATGCTGGTttcacaaaaacagaactgtgGTTCTGTAGAGTTAAACTGGTTTCTGCTGGAGGTTGGACGCCActaatttttaaagtctgtttacaAGAAAGAAGCCTAACCCAgaattttattgtctttgttgGCTATAAAGAACCAAAACAAGcaactaaaatgaaaacagccaTCTGATTAAGATACTCACACTCATGATCTTGACTCCATATTTTCCAAACCTGACAACCCCCCAAGTGGGTCCAAGAATGCATCCTGCTGATCCAACAGTTTAGTGGCAGGATGACTATAAACTGAATCACTTTCAGACATTAATAACTctacagagaaaataaaggcTGACTGTGAATTATTGTCCAGactgaagaaaaagaacatttttgggTTCATCGGTTCTGAAGTTGCTGTCtgggaaaaggaaaatgttcGGAATGCCGGGATAACAGGTCCAGTAGTCACCAGAGTAGCATACCAACGCAAACTGGAACCCAGTCAACCAGTAATCCTCTCCACATGTTTCAGACTGGTTTGGTCCAAACCATTGTGTCCCAGTTGACAGTTTAATTGGAGCGGGTCTGTTGTCCAGTACTCACAAAGAAAGTCTGCTGACAGACAAAgaatcaaaacaggaaaaaggaaaatctgtCTTATTTACAAC
Coding sequences within:
- the aspn gene encoding asporin, translating into MRLLLLLCLLTLGHAKPYRPVNVMELMKTNDIMMADWDDDDDDDDDDDDDYDDEDCPAHCRCAPGVLQCSDQGLISVPEKIPEETVMIDLQNNDITEIKEDDFKGTNKLYGLFLINNKISKIHPKAFRNMDHLRLLYLSYNLLTEIPANLPPNVIELRFHENNINRIQKEAFMGLKKLHVLELGANPLANSGIELGAFDGLSTLYIGIAEAKLTAVPKALPTSITELSLDYNKISKVEVEDFKRYKNLQRLGLGFNQIRSVENGSLASIPEIREIHLDHNRLKKVPAGLSSLRYLQVIFLHGNKINNVGYNDFCPRSPSEKKKPYSAISLFANPVKYWSIQPATFRCVASRRGIQLGNFRRK